From one Equus asinus isolate D_3611 breed Donkey chromosome 5, EquAss-T2T_v2, whole genome shotgun sequence genomic stretch:
- the MAP3K6 gene encoding mitogen-activated protein kinase kinase kinase 6 isoform X4, translating to MPQIPGIQFPISDPQDLAIWSLDFALSSRFPEGELQISGRGPPAGFCISRSRRRFPIPTGFPNPRSLDPPPLAPAPPRVPRAGRRTPERPRMAGPCPRSGVLERAGSCWQDPLAEALSRGRPITGSPGRGCGRSRPLSVVYVLTREPQPAVESEAGAEAEPLPLRCLREACAQLPGSRPRPQLRSLPFGTLALGDTAALDSFYNADVVVLEVSSSLAQPSLFYHLGVRESFSMTNNVLLCSQADLPDLQALREDVFQKNSDCVGSYTLIPYVVTATGRVLCGDAGLLKGLADGLVQAGVGTEALLTPLVGRFARLLEATPTDSCGYFRETIRQDIRQARERFSGQQLRQELARLQRRLDSVELLSPDIIMNLLLSYRDVQDYSAIIELVETLQALPTCDVAEQHNICFHYTFALNRRNRPGDREKALAVLLPLVQFEGSVAPDLYCMCGRVYKDMFISSGFQDAEHREQAYHWYRKAFDIEPSLHSGINAAVFLIAAGQRFEDSEELQLIGMKLGCLLARKGCVEKMQYYWDVGFYLGAQILANDLTQVVLAAEQLYKLNAPIWYLLSVMETFLLYQHFRPTPEPPGGPPRRAHFWLHFLLQSCQPLKTACPQGDQCLVLVLEMNKVLLPAKLEVQGMDPVSAVAVSLLEPETQDVPSSWIFPVTSICGVSASKRDERCCFLYVLPPAQDVQLCFPSVGHCQWFCGLIQTLVTNPDSTAPAEEAEGVGEVLEFDYEYTETGERLVLGKGTYGVVYAGRDRHTRVRIAIKEIPERDSRFSQPLHEEIALHKRLRHKNIVRYLGSASQGGYLKIFMEEVPGGSLSSLLRSVWGPLQDNESTISFYTRQILQGLSYLHDNHIVHRDIKGDNVLINTFSGLLKISDFGTSKRLAGITPCTETFTGTLQYMAPEIIDQGPRGYGKAADIWSLGCTVIEMATGRPPFHELGSPQAAMFQVGMYKVHPPMPSSLSAEAQAFLLRTFEPDPRLRASAQALLGDPFLQPGKRSRSPGSPRHAPRPSDNPSASPAPSADSTTQSQTFPRPQAPSQHLPSPPKRCLSYGDTSQLRVPEEPGAEEPASPEESSESSGLSLLHQESKRRAMLAAVLEQELPALAENLRLEQEQSPRLSRSHVEQLLRCLRAHIHTPNRRQLSQELRALQGQLRAQGLGPALLHGPLFAFPDAVKQILRRRQIRPHWMFVLDSLLSRAVRAALAALGPEGEKEAVPPRSEESSKEEESLQRQQEILVQPNGLPREPEQDPPPLMVQLGLLRAETDRLRDVLAEKEQECQALVRQALQRVEGEARTYVPASEPSAAVTVDQGLVQWLQELSVDSGTIQTLLNHSFTLHALLACATRDDLIYTRIRGGMICRIWRAILAQRAGSTPVTLGPQEAE from the exons ATGCCCCAGATTCCCGGGATCCAATTCCCGATTTCAGATCCTCAGGACCTTGCAATTTGGAGCCTGGATTTCGCCCTGAGCTCCAGATTTCCGGAAGGGGAGCTCCAGATTTCCGGAAGGGGACCTCCAGCCGGATTCTGCATCTCCAGATCCCGTAGGAGATTTCCGATTCCGACTGGATTCCCTAACCCAAGATCCCTGGACCCGCCGCCCCTGGCTCCTGCCCCGCCCAGAGTGCCCAGAGCCGGGCGCCGGACGCCCGAGCGCCCCCGCATGGCGGGGCCGTGCCCGCGGTCGGGGGTCCTGGAGCGCGCCGGCAGCTGCTGGCAGGACCCGCTGGCCGAGGCGTTGAGCCGGGGCCGGCCGATCACAGGGTCCCCGGGCCGAGGCTGCGGGCGAAGCCGGCCGCTCAGCGTGGTCTACGTGCTGACCCGGGAGCCACAGCCTGCGGTGGAGTCCGAGGCAGGAGCCGAAGCGGAGCCGCTGCCCCTACGCTGCCTGCGCGAGGCCTGCGCGCAGCTCCCCGGATCGCGGCCGCGGCCACAGCTGCGTAGCCTGCCCTTTGGGACGCTCGCGCTGGGAGACACCGCGGCGCTCGATTCCTTCTACAACGCGG ATGTGGTGGTGCTGGAGGTGAGCAGCTCCTTGGCGCAGCCTTCCCTGTTCTACCACCTTGGTGTGCGTGAGAGCTTCAGTATGACCAACAACGTGCTCCTCTGCTCCCAGGCAGACCTCCCTGATCTGCAGGCTCTGCGG GAGGATGTTTTCCAGAAGAACTCG gACTGCGTTGGCAGCTACACACTGATCCCCTATGTGGTGACAGCCACTGGTCGGGTGCTGTGTGGAGATGCAGGCCTCCTGAAGGGCCTGGCTGATGGGCTAGTACAGGCCGGGGTGGGCACTGAGGCCCTACTCACACCCCTGGTGGGCCGGTTTGCCCGCCTGCTGGAGGCCACACCCACGGACTCTTG TGGCTATTTCCGGGAGACCATTCGGCAGGACATCCGCCAGGCCCGGGAGCGGTTCAGCGGGCAGCAGCTGCGGCAGGAGCTGGCTCGCCTGCAGCGGAGACTGGACAGCGTGGAGCTGCTGAGCCCCGACATCATCATGAATCTGCTGCTCTCCTACCGTGACGTGCAG GACTACTCAGCCATCATTGAGCTGGTGGAGACGCTGCAGGCTTTGCCCACCTGTGACGTGGCTGAGCAGCACAACATCTGCTTCCACTACACGTTTGCCCTCAACCG GAGGAACAGGCCTGGGGATCGGGAGAAGGCACTGGCTGTGCTGCTGCCGCTGGTACAATTTGAGGGCTCTGTGGCACCTGACCTATACTGCATGTGTGGCCGTGTCTACAAGGACATGTTCATCAGCTCTGGCTTCCAGGATGCTGAGCACCGGGAGCAGGCCTATCACTG gtaTCGCAAGGCTTTTGACATTGAGCCCAGCCTCCATTCAGGCATCAATGCAGCCGTGTTCCTCATCGCCGCCGGGCAGCGCTTTGAGGACTCTGAGGAGCTCCAGCTTATTG GCATGAAGCTGGGCTGCCTGCTGGCCCGAAAAGGCTGTGTGGAGAAGATGCAGTATTACTGGGATGTAGGCTTCTACCTGGGAGCTCAGATCCTCGCCAATGACCTCACCCAGGTGGTGCTGGCTGCAGAGCAGCTGTACAAGCTCAATGCCCCCATATG GTACCTGCTGTCCGTGATGGAAACCTTCCTGCTGTACCAGCATTTCAGACCGACACCAGAGCCCCCTGGAGGACCCCCACGCCGTGCCCACTTCTGGCTCCACTTCTTGCTACAGTCCTGCCAGCCGCTCAAAACGGCCTGTCCCCAAGGGGACCAGTGCTTG GTGCTGGTCCTGGAGATGAACAAGGTGCTGCTGCCTGCAAAGCTGGAGGTTCAGGGTATGGACCCGGTGAGCGCAGTGGCTGTGAGCCTGCTGGAGCCTGAGACTCAG GACGTTCCCTCCAGCTGGATCTTCCCGGTCACCTCCATCTGCGGGGTCAG CGCCTCCAAGCGAGACGAGCGCTGCTGCTTCCTCTACGTGCTTCCCCCGGCCCAGGATGTCCAGCTGTGCTTCCCCAGCGTAGGGCACTGCCAGTG GTTCTGCGGCCTGATCCAGACCTTGGTGACGAATCCGGATTCCACGGCGCCTGCGGAGGAGGCAGAGGGCGTGGGGGAGGTGCTGGAG TTTGATTATGAGTACACGGAGACCGGCGAGCGGTTGGTGCTGGGCAAGGGCACGTACGGGGTAGTGTACGCCGGCCGCGATCGGCACACGCGGGTACGCATCGCCATCAAGGAGATCCCGGAGCGGGACAGCAG GTTCTCTCAGCCCCTGCACGAAGAGATCGCTCTGCACAAACGTCTGCGCCACAAGAACATTGTGCGCTATCTGGGCTCAGCCAGCCAAGGCGGCTACCTCAAGATCTTCATGGAGGAAGTGCCTGGAG GCAGCTTGTCCTCCTTGCTGCGCTCAGTGTGGGGACCTCTGCAGGACAATGAGAGTACCATCAGTTTCTACACCCGCCAGATCCTGCAGGGACTCAGCTACCTGCATGACAACCACATTGTGCATCGAGACATCAAG GGGGACAATGTTCTGATCAACACCTTCAGTGGGCTGCTCAAGATTTCTGACTTTGGCACCTCCAAGAGGTTAGCAGGCATCACACCATGCACTGAGACCTTCACAG GGACCCTTCAGTATATGGCCCCAGAAATCATTGATCAGGGCCCACGAGGGTATGGGAAGGCGGCTGACATCTGGTCACTGGGCTGCACTGTAATTGAGATGGCCACAGGTCGTCCACCCTTCCACGAGCTAGGGAGCCCACAGGCTGCCATGTTTCAG gTGGGCATGTACAAGGTACATCCGCCAATGCCCAGTTCTCTGTCAGCCGAGGCCCAAGCCTTCCTCCTCCGAACTTTTGAGCCAGACCCCCGCCTCCGAGCCAGTGCTCAGGCATTGCTGGGGGACCCCTTCCTGCAGCCGGGGAAGAGGAGCCGCAGCCCTGGCTCCCCACGACATGCTCCACGGCCCTCAG ATAACCCTTCAGCCAGCCCTGCTCCTTCAGCTGACTCCACCACCCAGTCCCAGACATTCCCGCGCCCTCAGGCACCTTCTCAGCACCTGCCCAGTCCCCCCAAGCGCTGCCTCAGTTATGGGGACACCAGCCAGCTCCG GGTGCCTGAGGAGCCCGGGGCCGAGGAGCCCGCGTCCCCTGAGGAGAGTTCGGAGAGTTCGGGGCTGAGCCTGCTGCACCAAGAGAGCAAGCGCCGGGCCATGCTGGCCGCGGTGCTGGAGCAGGAGCTGCCCGCGCTGGCGGAGAATCTGCGCCTGGAGCAGGAACAG agTCCCCGTCTGAGCAGGAGTCATGTGGAACAGCTACTGCGCTGCCTCAGGGCGCACATCCACACTCCCAACCGCCGGCAGTTGTCTCAGGAGCTCCGGGCGCTACAAGGGCAGCTGCGGGCCCAGGGCCTTGGGCCTGCCCTTTTGCATGGACCACTCTTCGCCTTCCCGGATGCG gtgAAACAGATCCTCCGTAGGCGCCAGATCCGCCCACACTGGATGTTCGTGCTGGACTCGCTGCTCAGCCGCGCTGTACGGGCAGCCCTGGCTGCGCTGGGCCCAG AGGGTGAGAAGGAGGCAGTCCCACCGAGATCAGAGGAGTCCAGTAAAGAAGAGGAGTCCCTGCAGAGACAGCAGGAGATCCTGGTCCAGCCAAACGGGCTTCCCAGGGAGCCCGAGCAGGATCCCCCACCTCTGATGGTGCAGCTGGGCCTCCTGCGAGCAGAGACTGATAG GCTTCGAGATGTCCTGGCTGAGAAGGAACAGGAGTGCCAGGCCCTGGTGCGACAAGCTCTACAGCGGGTGGAGGGGGAGGCCAGGACCTATGTCCCAGCCTCAGAGCCCTCAG CTGCTGTCACAGTGGACCAGGGCCTGGTGCAGTGGCTACAGGAACTGAGCGTGGACTCAGGCACCATCCAGACG CTGCTGAACCACAGCTTCACCCTCCATGCCCTGCTGGCCTGTGCCACTAGAGATGACCTCATCTATACCCGCATCAG GGGAGGGATGATATGCCGCATCTGGAGAGCTATCTTGGCACAGCGAGCAGGATCCACGCCAGTGACCCTTGGACCCCAGGAGGCTGAATGA
- the MAP3K6 gene encoding mitogen-activated protein kinase kinase kinase 6 isoform X2, whose translation MPQIPGIQFPISDPQDLAIWSLDFALSSRFPEGELQISGRGPPAGFCISRSRRRFPIPTGFPNPRSLDPPPLAPAPPRVPRAGRRTPERPRMAGPCPRSGVLERAGSCWQDPLAEALSRGRPITGSPGRGCGRSRPLSVVYVLTREPQPAVESEAGAEAEPLPLRCLREACAQLPGSRPRPQLRSLPFGTLALGDTAALDSFYNADVVVLEVSSSLAQPSLFYHLGVRESFSMTNNVLLCSQADLPDLQALREDVFQKNSDCVGSYTLIPYVVTATGRVLCGDAGLLKGLADGLVQAGVGTEALLTPLVGRFARLLEATPTDSCGYFRETIRQDIRQARERFSGQQLRQELARLQRRLDSVELLSPDIIMNLLLSYRDVQDYSAIIELVETLQALPTCDVAEQHNICFHYTFALNRRNRPGDREKALAVLLPLVQFEGSVAPDLYCMCGRVYKDMFISSGFQDAEHREQAYHWYRKAFDIEPSLHSGINAAVFLIAAGQRFEDSEELQLIGMKLGCLLARKGCVEKMQYYWDVGFYLGAQILANDLTQVVLAAEQLYKLNAPIWYLLSVMETFLLYQHFRPTPEPPGGPPRRAHFWLHFLLQSCQPLKTACPQGDQCLVRPMRVGDLGEGQGLSHGPHSACHLQVLVLEMNKVLLPAKLEVQGMDPVSAVAVSLLEPETQDVPSSWIFPVTSICGVSASKRDERCCFLYVLPPAQDVQLCFPSVGHCQWFCGLIQTLVTNPDSTAPAEEAEGVGEVLEFDYEYTETGERLVLGKGTYGVVYAGRDRHTRVRIAIKEIPERDSRFSQPLHEEIALHKRLRHKNIVRYLGSASQGGYLKIFMEEVPGGSLSSLLRSVWGPLQDNESTISFYTRQILQGLSYLHDNHIVHRDIKGDNVLINTFSGLLKISDFGTSKRLAGITPCTETFTGTLQYMAPEIIDQGPRGYGKAADIWSLGCTVIEMATGRPPFHELGSPQAAMFQVGMYKVHPPMPSSLSAEAQAFLLRTFEPDPRLRASAQALLGDPFLQPGKRSRSPGSPRHAPRPSDNPSASPAPSADSTTQSQTFPRPQAPSQHLPSPPKRCLSYGDTSQLRVPEEPGAEEPASPEESSESSGLSLLHQESKRRAMLAAVLEQELPALAENLRLEQEQSPRLSRSHVEQLLRCLRAHIHTPNRRQLSQELRALQGQLRAQGLGPALLHGPLFAFPDAVKQILRRRQIRPHWMFVLDSLLSRAVRAALAALGPEGEKEAVPPRSEESSKEEESLQRQQEILVQPNGLPREPEQDPPPLMVQLGLLRAETDRLRDVLAEKEQECQALVRQALQRVEGEARTYVPASEPSAAVTVDQGLVQWLQELSVDSGTIQTLLNHSFTLHALLACATRDDLIYTRIRGGMICRIWRAILAQRAGSTPVTLGPQEAE comes from the exons ATGCCCCAGATTCCCGGGATCCAATTCCCGATTTCAGATCCTCAGGACCTTGCAATTTGGAGCCTGGATTTCGCCCTGAGCTCCAGATTTCCGGAAGGGGAGCTCCAGATTTCCGGAAGGGGACCTCCAGCCGGATTCTGCATCTCCAGATCCCGTAGGAGATTTCCGATTCCGACTGGATTCCCTAACCCAAGATCCCTGGACCCGCCGCCCCTGGCTCCTGCCCCGCCCAGAGTGCCCAGAGCCGGGCGCCGGACGCCCGAGCGCCCCCGCATGGCGGGGCCGTGCCCGCGGTCGGGGGTCCTGGAGCGCGCCGGCAGCTGCTGGCAGGACCCGCTGGCCGAGGCGTTGAGCCGGGGCCGGCCGATCACAGGGTCCCCGGGCCGAGGCTGCGGGCGAAGCCGGCCGCTCAGCGTGGTCTACGTGCTGACCCGGGAGCCACAGCCTGCGGTGGAGTCCGAGGCAGGAGCCGAAGCGGAGCCGCTGCCCCTACGCTGCCTGCGCGAGGCCTGCGCGCAGCTCCCCGGATCGCGGCCGCGGCCACAGCTGCGTAGCCTGCCCTTTGGGACGCTCGCGCTGGGAGACACCGCGGCGCTCGATTCCTTCTACAACGCGG ATGTGGTGGTGCTGGAGGTGAGCAGCTCCTTGGCGCAGCCTTCCCTGTTCTACCACCTTGGTGTGCGTGAGAGCTTCAGTATGACCAACAACGTGCTCCTCTGCTCCCAGGCAGACCTCCCTGATCTGCAGGCTCTGCGG GAGGATGTTTTCCAGAAGAACTCG gACTGCGTTGGCAGCTACACACTGATCCCCTATGTGGTGACAGCCACTGGTCGGGTGCTGTGTGGAGATGCAGGCCTCCTGAAGGGCCTGGCTGATGGGCTAGTACAGGCCGGGGTGGGCACTGAGGCCCTACTCACACCCCTGGTGGGCCGGTTTGCCCGCCTGCTGGAGGCCACACCCACGGACTCTTG TGGCTATTTCCGGGAGACCATTCGGCAGGACATCCGCCAGGCCCGGGAGCGGTTCAGCGGGCAGCAGCTGCGGCAGGAGCTGGCTCGCCTGCAGCGGAGACTGGACAGCGTGGAGCTGCTGAGCCCCGACATCATCATGAATCTGCTGCTCTCCTACCGTGACGTGCAG GACTACTCAGCCATCATTGAGCTGGTGGAGACGCTGCAGGCTTTGCCCACCTGTGACGTGGCTGAGCAGCACAACATCTGCTTCCACTACACGTTTGCCCTCAACCG GAGGAACAGGCCTGGGGATCGGGAGAAGGCACTGGCTGTGCTGCTGCCGCTGGTACAATTTGAGGGCTCTGTGGCACCTGACCTATACTGCATGTGTGGCCGTGTCTACAAGGACATGTTCATCAGCTCTGGCTTCCAGGATGCTGAGCACCGGGAGCAGGCCTATCACTG gtaTCGCAAGGCTTTTGACATTGAGCCCAGCCTCCATTCAGGCATCAATGCAGCCGTGTTCCTCATCGCCGCCGGGCAGCGCTTTGAGGACTCTGAGGAGCTCCAGCTTATTG GCATGAAGCTGGGCTGCCTGCTGGCCCGAAAAGGCTGTGTGGAGAAGATGCAGTATTACTGGGATGTAGGCTTCTACCTGGGAGCTCAGATCCTCGCCAATGACCTCACCCAGGTGGTGCTGGCTGCAGAGCAGCTGTACAAGCTCAATGCCCCCATATG GTACCTGCTGTCCGTGATGGAAACCTTCCTGCTGTACCAGCATTTCAGACCGACACCAGAGCCCCCTGGAGGACCCCCACGCCGTGCCCACTTCTGGCTCCACTTCTTGCTACAGTCCTGCCAGCCGCTCAAAACGGCCTGTCCCCAAGGGGACCAGTGCTTGGTGAGGCCCATGAGGGTGGGGGAtctgggagaggggcagggcctTTCTCATGGACCCCACTCCGCCTGTCATCTGCAGGTGCTGGTCCTGGAGATGAACAAGGTGCTGCTGCCTGCAAAGCTGGAGGTTCAGGGTATGGACCCGGTGAGCGCAGTGGCTGTGAGCCTGCTGGAGCCTGAGACTCAG GACGTTCCCTCCAGCTGGATCTTCCCGGTCACCTCCATCTGCGGGGTCAG CGCCTCCAAGCGAGACGAGCGCTGCTGCTTCCTCTACGTGCTTCCCCCGGCCCAGGATGTCCAGCTGTGCTTCCCCAGCGTAGGGCACTGCCAGTG GTTCTGCGGCCTGATCCAGACCTTGGTGACGAATCCGGATTCCACGGCGCCTGCGGAGGAGGCAGAGGGCGTGGGGGAGGTGCTGGAG TTTGATTATGAGTACACGGAGACCGGCGAGCGGTTGGTGCTGGGCAAGGGCACGTACGGGGTAGTGTACGCCGGCCGCGATCGGCACACGCGGGTACGCATCGCCATCAAGGAGATCCCGGAGCGGGACAGCAG GTTCTCTCAGCCCCTGCACGAAGAGATCGCTCTGCACAAACGTCTGCGCCACAAGAACATTGTGCGCTATCTGGGCTCAGCCAGCCAAGGCGGCTACCTCAAGATCTTCATGGAGGAAGTGCCTGGAG GCAGCTTGTCCTCCTTGCTGCGCTCAGTGTGGGGACCTCTGCAGGACAATGAGAGTACCATCAGTTTCTACACCCGCCAGATCCTGCAGGGACTCAGCTACCTGCATGACAACCACATTGTGCATCGAGACATCAAG GGGGACAATGTTCTGATCAACACCTTCAGTGGGCTGCTCAAGATTTCTGACTTTGGCACCTCCAAGAGGTTAGCAGGCATCACACCATGCACTGAGACCTTCACAG GGACCCTTCAGTATATGGCCCCAGAAATCATTGATCAGGGCCCACGAGGGTATGGGAAGGCGGCTGACATCTGGTCACTGGGCTGCACTGTAATTGAGATGGCCACAGGTCGTCCACCCTTCCACGAGCTAGGGAGCCCACAGGCTGCCATGTTTCAG gTGGGCATGTACAAGGTACATCCGCCAATGCCCAGTTCTCTGTCAGCCGAGGCCCAAGCCTTCCTCCTCCGAACTTTTGAGCCAGACCCCCGCCTCCGAGCCAGTGCTCAGGCATTGCTGGGGGACCCCTTCCTGCAGCCGGGGAAGAGGAGCCGCAGCCCTGGCTCCCCACGACATGCTCCACGGCCCTCAG ATAACCCTTCAGCCAGCCCTGCTCCTTCAGCTGACTCCACCACCCAGTCCCAGACATTCCCGCGCCCTCAGGCACCTTCTCAGCACCTGCCCAGTCCCCCCAAGCGCTGCCTCAGTTATGGGGACACCAGCCAGCTCCG GGTGCCTGAGGAGCCCGGGGCCGAGGAGCCCGCGTCCCCTGAGGAGAGTTCGGAGAGTTCGGGGCTGAGCCTGCTGCACCAAGAGAGCAAGCGCCGGGCCATGCTGGCCGCGGTGCTGGAGCAGGAGCTGCCCGCGCTGGCGGAGAATCTGCGCCTGGAGCAGGAACAG agTCCCCGTCTGAGCAGGAGTCATGTGGAACAGCTACTGCGCTGCCTCAGGGCGCACATCCACACTCCCAACCGCCGGCAGTTGTCTCAGGAGCTCCGGGCGCTACAAGGGCAGCTGCGGGCCCAGGGCCTTGGGCCTGCCCTTTTGCATGGACCACTCTTCGCCTTCCCGGATGCG gtgAAACAGATCCTCCGTAGGCGCCAGATCCGCCCACACTGGATGTTCGTGCTGGACTCGCTGCTCAGCCGCGCTGTACGGGCAGCCCTGGCTGCGCTGGGCCCAG AGGGTGAGAAGGAGGCAGTCCCACCGAGATCAGAGGAGTCCAGTAAAGAAGAGGAGTCCCTGCAGAGACAGCAGGAGATCCTGGTCCAGCCAAACGGGCTTCCCAGGGAGCCCGAGCAGGATCCCCCACCTCTGATGGTGCAGCTGGGCCTCCTGCGAGCAGAGACTGATAG GCTTCGAGATGTCCTGGCTGAGAAGGAACAGGAGTGCCAGGCCCTGGTGCGACAAGCTCTACAGCGGGTGGAGGGGGAGGCCAGGACCTATGTCCCAGCCTCAGAGCCCTCAG CTGCTGTCACAGTGGACCAGGGCCTGGTGCAGTGGCTACAGGAACTGAGCGTGGACTCAGGCACCATCCAGACG CTGCTGAACCACAGCTTCACCCTCCATGCCCTGCTGGCCTGTGCCACTAGAGATGACCTCATCTATACCCGCATCAG GGGAGGGATGATATGCCGCATCTGGAGAGCTATCTTGGCACAGCGAGCAGGATCCACGCCAGTGACCCTTGGACCCCAGGAGGCTGAATGA